Proteins encoded in a region of the Augochlora pura isolate Apur16 chromosome 4, APUR_v2.2.1, whole genome shotgun sequence genome:
- the LOC144469193 gene encoding uncharacterized protein LOC144469193 → MLLYLTTLLLVATTVYSKPAPEPPSSYFPPPSGGGPSGPGSYGPPSLPDRYGPPQQPPVVHKHVYVHVPPPEAPEYKPPKYIPPASPPQKHYKIVFIKAPTPPTPTAPALPPLPPQDEEKTLIYVLVKKPEEAPEVVLPTQAPTQPSKPEVYFIRYKTQKEQQSAEYGPPPQSPPSDNYGAPPSSSGGPY, encoded by the exons ATGTTGCTCTATCTG ACGACGCTACTGTTAGTAGCTACCACAGTGTACTCGAAACCCGCTCCGGAACCACCGAGTTCCTACTTCCCCCCACCAAGCGGTGGCGGCCCAAGCGGACCCGGCAGTTATGGGCCACCTTCGCTTCCGGATCGCTACGGACCTCCTCAGCAACCGCCCGTCGTTCACAAGCACGTCTACGTCCACGTGCCGCCACCGGAAGCACCGGAATACAAACCACCGAAATACATACCGCCCGCGTCACCACCACAGAAACATTACAAGATCGTGTTCATAAAGGCGCCAACGCCACCAACGCCAACGGCTCCGGCTTTGCCACCGCTCCCGCCCCAAGACGAAGAAAAGACCTTGATCTACGTGCTGGTGAAGAAACCAGAAGAAGCACCGGAAGTCGTGCTGCCCACACAGGCGCCCACGCAACCGAGCAAACCCGAAGTCTACTTCATCAGATACAAGACACAG AAGGAGCAACAGAGCGCGGAATACGGACCTCCCCCACAATCGCCACCGTCGGACAATTATGGCGCTCCTCCATCGAGCTCCGGTGGTCCTTACTAA